In the Daphnia pulicaria isolate SC F1-1A chromosome 2, SC_F0-13Bv2, whole genome shotgun sequence genome, one interval contains:
- the LOC124327487 gene encoding uncharacterized protein LOC124327487, whose translation MHWEPIEETSNGILYSEMLNEYFIDEKDKRSPVEIRAVIDHHMAIIHSAMEADAELQRMEDFEMNSPEYINSSSGRWAVITENTLTNEFVKFQKQQQEPLADN comes from the exons ATGCATTGGGAACCTATCGAAGAAACTTCAAATGGGATTTTGTACAGCGAAATGCTGAACGAATATTTCATAGACGAGAAAGATAAAAGAAGTCCTGTTGAAATCCGTGCCGTGATTGACCACCATATGGCTATTATTCATTCAGCTATGGAAGCTGATGCTGAACTACAGAGGATGGAGGATTTCGAAATGAATTCACCAG AATACATCAATAGCAGCAGTGGCCGTTGGGCTGTGATTACTGAGAACACACTTACCAATGAATTTGTCAA ATTTCAAAAACAGCAGCAGGAGCCGTTGGCTGACAACTAA